The following proteins are co-located in the Nocardioides piscis genome:
- a CDS encoding DUF3566 domain-containing protein — MSERTASPTTTSQGSSGSSKSAAPKDETRAPLTERIQTTLSGAASEHRANASGSRRPGRRASGGSGRTPRRARLRLTRIDPWSVMKTAFLLSVAFGVVTFVAVFMIWTVLGAAGVWDSINATVASVVEGDTSSSEFDVTNYLGMGRVLGFTLLVSVIDVILLTAIATLTAFLYNMAAALLGGIEVTLAEDDR; from the coding sequence ATGTCGGAGCGCACCGCGTCGCCAACCACGACTAGCCAGGGCTCGTCCGGGTCCTCTAAGTCGGCTGCGCCGAAGGACGAGACCCGGGCCCCGCTCACCGAGCGGATCCAGACGACCCTGTCCGGCGCCGCCAGCGAGCACCGCGCCAACGCCTCGGGCAGCAGGCGCCCGGGGCGCCGCGCCAGCGGCGGGTCGGGTCGCACCCCGCGCCGGGCGCGGCTGCGGCTGACCCGGATCGATCCGTGGAGCGTGATGAAGACGGCGTTCCTGCTGTCGGTCGCTTTCGGGGTCGTCACCTTCGTCGCCGTCTTCATGATCTGGACCGTGCTGGGCGCCGCTGGTGTCTGGGACTCGATCAACGCGACCGTGGCCAGCGTGGTCGAGGGTGACACCAGCTCCTCGGAGTTCGACGTCACCAACTATCTCGGCATGGGTCGGGTGCTCGGCTTCACCCTGCTGGTGAGCGTCATCGACGTCATCCTGCTCACCGCCATCGCCACCCTGACGGCCTTCCTCTACAACATGGCCGCTGCTCTCCTGGGCGGCATCGAGGTCACCCTCGCGGAGGACGACCGCTGA
- a CDS encoding DLW-39 family protein has product MKKLVMILLAAAGAAFAKKKMDEGKTEQALWAEATDPVAKS; this is encoded by the coding sequence ATGAAGAAGCTCGTCATGATCCTGCTGGCCGCGGCCGGCGCCGCCTTCGCCAAGAAGAAGATGGACGAGGGCAAGACCGAGCAGGCACTCTGGGCCGAGGCCACCGACCCGGTCGCCAAGTCCTGA
- a CDS encoding response regulator transcription factor — MPSLDDVRRQLRALAVAGLSVEELWRRSDATLRKLVPWDVSAWGQVDPATLLSTGCLALGAPFDSAREAVIFSLEHADGEVNRLIDLVHRTPPAGGLHAHTEGNPARSARFGRLLEPLGLRDDVRVALMRDGFCWASLYAYRREGHFTAEEVATLGVLSGDLADGVRLSLLRADASEGAHDEPGAPGLVLVAPDGSLSAVSEAAEDWLRLLGPDGRLPSAVAALTACLWSSSPGPKDLRLQAVDGRWVVLHASHLEGAGAAVIIEAARPIEVAEVLCAAYGLSVRERDVVGLVLRGESNRAAAKALGISEHTVKEHLKSVFAKVGVLSRGELAARLLHEHYLPRRDAGVPAAARGWFREPA, encoded by the coding sequence GTGCCAAGTCTCGACGACGTCCGGCGACAGCTCAGGGCCCTGGCCGTCGCCGGCCTCTCGGTGGAGGAGCTCTGGCGGCGCAGTGACGCGACGCTCCGGAAGCTGGTGCCCTGGGACGTCTCGGCGTGGGGGCAGGTGGATCCCGCGACGCTGCTGTCCACAGGCTGTCTGGCGTTGGGAGCGCCCTTCGACAGCGCCCGGGAGGCTGTGATCTTCTCGCTCGAGCACGCGGACGGCGAGGTGAACCGTCTGATCGACCTGGTGCACCGGACGCCACCGGCCGGAGGTCTGCACGCGCACACCGAGGGCAATCCGGCTCGCAGCGCCCGTTTCGGCCGGCTGCTCGAGCCCCTGGGCCTGCGTGACGACGTGCGGGTGGCCCTGATGCGAGACGGATTCTGCTGGGCCTCGCTCTACGCGTACCGACGCGAGGGCCACTTCACGGCCGAGGAGGTGGCGACACTTGGCGTCCTGTCCGGCGACCTCGCGGACGGTGTGCGGTTGTCACTGCTCCGGGCGGACGCGAGCGAGGGGGCGCACGACGAGCCCGGCGCTCCTGGCCTGGTCCTGGTCGCCCCCGACGGCTCCTTGAGCGCCGTGAGCGAGGCGGCCGAGGACTGGCTGCGTCTCCTTGGTCCCGACGGCCGGCTGCCGTCGGCCGTCGCGGCCCTGACGGCCTGTCTGTGGTCGTCGTCGCCGGGCCCCAAGGACCTGCGCCTGCAGGCGGTCGACGGTCGTTGGGTGGTGCTCCATGCCTCACACCTCGAAGGTGCGGGCGCAGCGGTGATCATCGAAGCGGCCCGCCCGATCGAGGTGGCAGAAGTGTTGTGCGCGGCCTACGGGCTCAGTGTCCGGGAGCGGGACGTGGTGGGTCTGGTGCTGCGAGGTGAGAGCAACCGGGCGGCGGCCAAGGCGCTGGGCATCAGCGAGCACACCGTCAAGGAGCACCTGAAGTCGGTGTTCGCCAAGGTGGGTGTGCTCAGCCGCGGTGAGCTGGCCGCGCGGCTCCTGCACGAGCACTACCTGCCCCGGCGCGATGCCGGAGTTCCCGCCGCCGCTCGAGGTTGGTTCCGAGAACCCGCCTAG
- a CDS encoding DUF3817 domain-containing protein: MKAALLRYRVMATIVGVLLIVLCLIGVPLANFDGSSMWGIFPGTPELVTPGSSVQQLGDGITEYLGVAHGWLYMIFLVTAFMLGRRAGWDLPFLAVTLVLGTVPVLSFWAERRATQRVRADHSDLAVT; encoded by the coding sequence GTGAAGGCTGCCCTGCTCCGCTATCGCGTCATGGCCACCATCGTCGGTGTGCTGCTCATCGTCTTGTGCCTCATCGGCGTGCCCCTGGCCAACTTCGACGGCAGCAGCATGTGGGGGATCTTCCCGGGCACCCCGGAGCTGGTCACGCCGGGCTCGAGCGTCCAGCAGCTCGGCGACGGCATCACCGAATATCTCGGAGTCGCGCACGGCTGGCTCTACATGATCTTCCTGGTCACTGCCTTCATGCTCGGTCGCCGCGCCGGGTGGGACCTGCCGTTCCTCGCGGTGACCCTCGTCCTGGGCACCGTGCCGGTCCTCTCCTTCTGGGCCGAGCGCAGGGCCACGCAGCGGGTCCGGGCCGACCACTCCGACCTTGCGGTGACGTGA
- a CDS encoding 1-acyl-sn-glycerol-3-phosphate acyltransferase: MSPVLLWALRRLVIAPAVVLLTALLLVTLPVWVIVAAALSPVLPGRWRALRLLWVVILYLTAESLLLLVLLGLWLASGLGWRLRSPYFAGIHYELVQWVLVVVFREAKRVLALRIRTVGPAPVPHPTRPILVCCRHAGPGDSFTLMYALLHWYGREPRVVLKDSLAWDPAIDVLLNRIPAAFISTDPAQGEDFESKIARLASNLDPNDAFVIFPEGGNFTAARRDRAIARLHKLGLVKMAERAEQMTHVLAPRPGGFLAALDAAPDADVVLVAHTGLDHMLTVGDVWRELPMDKELVMRWWEVPRSEIPVERDARIEWLFGWWEEIDRWVEEHRPVELPRGRARTR, encoded by the coding sequence ATGAGCCCCGTGCTGCTGTGGGCGCTGCGGCGGCTGGTGATCGCCCCGGCCGTCGTGCTGCTGACGGCTCTCCTCCTGGTCACCCTGCCGGTGTGGGTGATCGTGGCGGCCGCACTCTCCCCGGTGCTGCCCGGGCGGTGGCGCGCACTGCGGCTGCTGTGGGTGGTGATCCTCTACCTCACCGCGGAGTCGCTGCTCCTGCTGGTGCTGCTCGGGCTCTGGCTGGCGTCGGGACTGGGGTGGCGGTTGCGCTCGCCATACTTCGCCGGCATCCACTACGAGCTGGTGCAGTGGGTCCTCGTGGTGGTCTTCCGCGAGGCCAAGCGGGTGCTGGCGCTGCGGATCCGCACGGTCGGTCCCGCCCCCGTCCCGCATCCGACGCGGCCGATCCTGGTGTGCTGCCGCCACGCCGGGCCGGGCGACTCGTTCACGCTGATGTATGCGCTGCTGCACTGGTACGGCCGCGAGCCACGGGTGGTCCTGAAGGACAGCCTGGCGTGGGACCCCGCGATCGACGTGTTGCTCAACCGGATCCCCGCCGCCTTCATCTCCACCGACCCAGCGCAGGGCGAGGACTTCGAGAGCAAGATCGCCCGACTGGCCAGCAACCTCGACCCCAACGACGCCTTCGTCATCTTCCCCGAGGGCGGCAACTTCACCGCGGCCCGCCGCGATCGTGCGATCGCCCGCCTCCACAAGCTCGGTCTGGTGAAGATGGCCGAGCGGGCCGAGCAGATGACCCACGTGCTGGCGCCCCGACCGGGCGGGTTCCTGGCCGCGCTCGACGCCGCACCGGACGCCGACGTCGTGCTCGTCGCGCACACCGGCCTGGACCACATGCTCACGGTCGGCGACGTCTGGCGCGAGCTGCCGATGGACAAGGAGCTGGTCATGCGCTGGTGGGAGGTGCCCCGCTCGGAGATCCCGGTCGAGCGCGACGCGCGCATCGAGTGGCTCTTCGGGTGGTGGGAGGAGATCGACCGCTGGGTCGAGGAGCACCGGCCGGTGGAGCTGCCGCGCGGCCGCGCCCGGACGAGGTGA
- a CDS encoding SURF1 family protein, producing the protein MKRRLLGFTLLALVLVSIAGWLGYWQLQAWQDRRAAEARDLTQLEPVALSDVMDSDDPFPGNDVGRPVTVEGTWLPDGAFFVSGRTLGPDEGYWAVVPLSVGDAGDPAIPVVLGWSDQPRVTQVPDGPAEVTGWLQPPDGTGAADEDPSDDVVPQLRSADAVQRVDVDLYSAYVIAQDPIGDLTAAGIDQQPQAGRFTALRNLLYALEWWVFGLFAAFIWWRLVRDELAVESVTDSPS; encoded by the coding sequence GTGAAGCGGAGACTCCTCGGCTTCACCCTGCTCGCCCTCGTACTGGTCTCGATCGCCGGCTGGCTCGGGTATTGGCAGCTCCAGGCCTGGCAGGACCGGCGCGCCGCGGAGGCGCGCGACCTCACCCAGCTCGAGCCCGTTGCACTGAGCGACGTGATGGATTCCGACGACCCGTTCCCGGGCAACGACGTCGGGCGACCGGTGACGGTGGAGGGCACTTGGCTCCCCGACGGCGCGTTCTTCGTCTCCGGCCGGACCCTGGGACCCGACGAGGGCTACTGGGCCGTGGTGCCGCTCAGCGTCGGCGACGCCGGTGACCCGGCCATCCCCGTCGTGCTGGGGTGGAGCGACCAGCCGCGCGTGACCCAGGTGCCCGACGGCCCGGCGGAGGTGACCGGCTGGCTCCAACCGCCCGACGGGACCGGCGCCGCCGACGAGGACCCGAGCGACGACGTCGTGCCCCAGCTGCGCAGCGCCGACGCCGTCCAGCGGGTCGACGTCGACCTCTACTCGGCATACGTCATCGCACAGGACCCGATCGGCGACCTCACTGCGGCGGGCATCGACCAGCAGCCCCAGGCCGGGCGGTTCACTGCGCTCCGCAACCTGCTCTATGCGCTGGAGTGGTGGGTCTTCGGGCTCTTCGCCGCCTTCATCTGGTGGCGCCTCGTCCGCGACGAGCTCGCCGTGGAGAGCGTGACAGACTCACCGTCGTGA
- a CDS encoding patatin-like phospholipase family protein — translation MTTAFVLGGGGVLGAVEVGMLRALFERDITPDLVLGTSVGALNGAMVAREPSLDVIDRLTDLWAKTAQPARVKRTKIRPTRTRAAERDLFRERPLRTVRRVVATGGTNLYSAKPLRERLVDEFGDLTFEELPVEFGVCAASIERAAEHWFTSGPVVPAIVASAAVPGLLPPARATTEFGEEHFLDGGIVNSIPVGRAVAQGATRVFVLQVGRVDRPLAVPRRPWEVARVSFEIARRHRFMRELDEVPDGVDVHVLPAAGTSSRDDSMLAFRDFSSVQRRIDSTYDASRVYLDEHLAR, via the coding sequence ATGACGACTGCGTTCGTGCTCGGCGGCGGTGGCGTGCTCGGCGCCGTGGAGGTCGGGATGCTGCGGGCGCTGTTCGAGCGCGACATCACGCCCGACCTCGTCCTCGGCACCAGCGTGGGGGCCCTCAACGGCGCGATGGTCGCCCGTGAGCCCTCGCTCGACGTCATCGACCGCCTCACCGACCTGTGGGCGAAGACGGCCCAGCCGGCCCGGGTGAAGAGGACGAAGATCCGGCCGACCCGGACCCGAGCGGCCGAGCGCGACCTGTTCCGCGAGCGACCCCTGCGGACCGTACGCCGAGTGGTCGCCACCGGCGGCACCAACCTCTATTCCGCCAAGCCGCTGCGGGAGCGGCTCGTCGACGAGTTCGGCGACCTGACGTTCGAGGAGCTGCCGGTCGAGTTCGGGGTGTGCGCGGCCAGCATCGAACGGGCGGCCGAGCACTGGTTCACCAGCGGGCCGGTGGTGCCCGCGATCGTGGCCAGCGCCGCGGTGCCCGGGCTGCTGCCGCCGGCGCGGGCCACCACCGAGTTCGGCGAGGAGCACTTCCTCGACGGCGGCATCGTCAACTCGATCCCTGTGGGCCGTGCGGTGGCCCAGGGCGCCACCCGGGTCTTCGTCCTCCAGGTCGGCCGCGTCGACCGGCCGCTCGCCGTCCCGCGCCGGCCCTGGGAGGTCGCGCGGGTCAGCTTCGAGATCGCGCGGCGCCACCGGTTCATGCGCGAGCTCGACGAGGTCCCCGACGGCGTGGACGTCCACGTGCTGCCGGCCGCCGGGACGTCGTCGAGGGACGACAGCATGCTCGCCTTCCGGGACTTCTCCTCCGTGCAGCGACGGATCGACTCGACGTACGACGCCTCGCGGGTCTATCTCGACGAGCACCTGGCGCGCTGA
- a CDS encoding CBS domain-containing protein gives MHTTDAIARVMVWPVATVPGAATLLEVAESLAADGIGALGVVENGRLAGVVSERDVVNHLGQGANPAHVTAAEVMSTDLVTARPNDQILDTARRMLEAEIRHLPVIEEDKIAGFVSMRDIFEVLLDVASHEEDVVVVPSGTRVVVRQE, from the coding sequence TTGCACACCACCGATGCGATTGCCCGGGTCATGGTGTGGCCGGTGGCCACCGTGCCCGGCGCGGCCACGCTGCTGGAGGTCGCGGAGTCGCTGGCGGCGGACGGCATCGGTGCCCTTGGCGTCGTGGAGAACGGACGCCTTGCCGGTGTCGTGTCCGAGCGCGATGTCGTGAACCACCTCGGGCAGGGGGCGAACCCAGCCCACGTGACGGCAGCGGAAGTGATGAGCACCGACCTGGTCACGGCCCGTCCGAACGACCAGATTCTCGACACGGCCCGACGGATGCTCGAGGCGGAGATCCGCCACCTGCCGGTCATCGAGGAGGACAAGATCGCGGGCTTCGTCTCGATGCGTGACATCTTCGAGGTGCTCCTCGACGTCGCGTCCCACGAGGAGGACGTCGTCGTGGTCCCGAGCGGCACTCGGGTCGTCGTACGGCAGGAGTGA
- a CDS encoding cupin domain-containing protein has product MSNKTSTVTAKPTPRVLRSPRSVEMLGNRLDLLVEADDFPRASVVRYTVAPGFTAPPQLHHHVSDDVLMIVLAGALAVSGVEGEVEAGPGEVVVLRHGTPFAWRNASAEEEAVYLGVYAPGGFEQYFPAIQAAASSAGGLSPEVVFPLWEQYGIAVSDTD; this is encoded by the coding sequence ATGTCGAACAAAACCAGCACCGTCACCGCCAAGCCCACGCCGCGAGTTCTCCGCAGTCCTCGCAGCGTGGAGATGCTCGGCAACCGGCTCGACCTCCTCGTCGAGGCCGACGACTTCCCCCGCGCCTCCGTGGTGCGCTACACCGTCGCCCCAGGGTTCACCGCTCCACCGCAGCTGCACCACCACGTCAGCGACGACGTGCTCATGATCGTGCTCGCCGGGGCGTTGGCCGTCTCAGGCGTCGAGGGTGAGGTCGAGGCAGGCCCCGGGGAGGTCGTCGTGCTCCGGCACGGCACCCCCTTCGCGTGGCGCAACGCGAGTGCAGAGGAGGAGGCGGTCTACCTCGGCGTCTATGCCCCGGGTGGGTTCGAGCAGTACTTCCCGGCGATCCAGGCCGCCGCCTCTTCTGCGGGCGGTCTGAGCCCGGAGGTGGTGTTCCCGCTGTGGGAGCAGTACGGGATCGCCGTCAGCGACACCGACTGA